From the Lolium rigidum isolate FL_2022 chromosome 2, APGP_CSIRO_Lrig_0.1, whole genome shotgun sequence genome, one window contains:
- the LOC124693227 gene encoding uncharacterized protein LOC124693227 isoform X3 (The sequence of the model RefSeq protein was modified relative to this genomic sequence to represent the inferred CDS: added 78 bases not found in genome assembly), producing the protein MSAGATMAGAEASGSPEGPAAALGLGFDPYEQARKALSLRTPFEEEAAPRVPTLPARLVSWAGPSDRRKKHKKLEPPDAAAEEHPPKLPAAPSGKKGAWDHFEAYFRPVTLNDVQMLMMPARFPFCRGELDPCVLVPLPGSGEEEEEELLVEETYDVAVAETSSYLGVGGEEVVCHKERSAQSADFLSNVSTEQGIHDVVVQQLDCPRDRSEQSIEQRMHEVVAQREEWPQEVEQGSSSGGTVSPVCEDEEEEEAGTSLNWLLGARQRVVLTTERPNKKRKLLGVDAGLDKLVLLPRLGARAGSTCDVCCLGQSAMASNRMLRCSNCKASVHQKCYGVHAVPKGKWLCAWCKYVESAGVSSKKEAASTLSMPCVLCPKGKGALKPAKTDPNRTADGGNLQFAHLFCSLWRPEVLVEDMDSMEPVTNIGSVQENPIKMVCTICKVKRGACVRCSHGSCRAAFHPICARDSKHQMEIWGKFGHPNVELKAFCSKHSSVGYVNSLEKSNNASEQGAREVRTKDANLSIGKIPKLRFTRKNKDRSMNYETGSFNPDSLIKVETMEHGALPRTVRSSDTQATRNMEMDTDNPSVSNLMRNSGDIAMVLKKLIDRGDVSVSDIASEVGISSASFEAALVGETTTFSHGLKLKIIKWLQKSAHIPAVEAIPLKESSEVVQEDKLDGSEGTNSVNVNSSLIPVDKEAEVEMSVSTVPKLSPPRSNAKVLKEEKAICATGATLENGKKDMAKGSADDFSKDFIRNLSPVGNKDTSKAVHAKLIPNSIPGNKVFGASMEVQNQLEATSLGRKNNDLTEPELGSELEGCVSSLDKTSSLGDNVKHGSNSDENGVCNHRDCNMDHVNGQPFFSFDDSHSYIHPFIKEKIAYLWDHTFKQNKQAQYHSEGQLCSSSEKRHVDSSIELMETTEIDVADQISKAKSLGILDHSPDDEVEGEMVFLQARLLDNAMVLKHTYEDLIVKVVQNLSRELNVFSKRKWDFILVNHFLRDVREAKKRGRKEKRHKEAQAVLAEAAAAVAASSRNSTIPPKFGAGSSRVAQRTPSLPRSKDSSKPSNSKVSPVTNFGTFHMPILSKENALYCDVCLRSESVLNRIFVCSRCKAAVHIDCYRNLGISIGPWKCELCEDISSEAVSSSGEADCNDKYLSMVRCALCHGTSGAFRKTIDDQWIHAFCAEWLLETKYMRGQDNPVSGMETLLREKDTCCVCISKVGVCLKCNSEGCQTTFHPSCARDAGFYMNIKGFGTTLQHKAYCVKHSTEQKETDAWQYGPEELNSLKRMRVELEKLRLLCERVIKREKVKRETVLCDHDILAKTKDTVVFSYLAPGASSESATTSVNNKSYSGTVQRSDDVTVDSSISGKKTVRFSLNNGDAERNTADSSRTLISFKRKLSERGPLAGKQLPQRSVSALQKLEDGEQKIKDKQIETFQKELIMTSDQASTQNQRLPKGYVYVPRDSLSKEKPWKRNTQTHEPHEPGG; encoded by the exons TTCGACCCGTACGAGCAGGCCCGGAAGGCGCTGTCCCTGCGCACGCCgttcgaggaggaggcggcgccccGGGTGCCCACGCTGCCCGCGCGGCTCGTCAGCTGGGCGGGGCCCAGCGACCGCCGGAAGAAGCACAAGAAGCTGGAGCCCCCCGACGCGGCCGCCGAGGAGCACCCGCCCAAGCTGCCCGCCGCGCCCTCCGGGAAGAAGGGCGCCTGGGACCACTTCGAGGCCTACTTCCGCCCCGTCACCCTCAACGATGTCCAAATGCTCATGATGCCCGCCAGGTTCCCCTTCTGCCGCGGGGAGCTCGACCCGTGTGTCCTCGTGCCGTTGCCCGgcagcggcgaggaggaggaggaggagctgctgGTGGAGGAGACGTACGATGTGGCCGTCGCCGAGACGAGCTCCTACTTGGGCGTGGGCGGCGAGGAGGTCGTCTGCCACAAGGAGCGCAGCGCGCAGAGTGCGGATTTCCTCAGCAACGTCAGCACCGAGCAGGGCATACATGACGTCGTCGTGCAGCAGCTGGATTGTCCCAGGGACCGCAGCGAGCAGAGCATTGAGCAGCGTATGCACGAGGTGGTTGCGCAGCGGGAGGAGTGGCCACAGGAGGTGGAGCAAGGTAGTAGCAGCGGTGGCACCGTGTCACCAGtatgcgaggacgaggaggaggaggaggcagggACATCACTGAATTGGCTGCTAGGAGCGAGGCAGCGAGTCGTGCTCACTACCGAGCGCCCAAACAAGAAGAGGAAGCTCCTAGGTGTCGATGCTGGGCTAGACAAGCTTGTGCTGCTTCCACGCTTGGGAGCTCGGGCGGGGTCGACGTGCGATGTTTGCTGTTTGGGACAGAGTGCCATGGCGTCCAACAGGATGCTTCGCTGTAGCAACTGCAAGGCCTCCGTGCACCAGAAGTGTTATGGTGTGCATGCCGTGCCGAAGGGCAAGTGGCTCTGCGCTTGGTGCAAGTATGTGGAGTCCGCAGGGGTGTCATCCAAGAAAGAGGCAGCCAGCACCCTGTCAATGCCTTGTGTGCTATGCCCAAAGGGGAAAGGGGCTCTAAAACCTGCAAAAACCGACCCTAATCGAACTGCAGATGGAGGCAACCTGCAATTTGCGCACTTGTTTTGTAGCCTTTGGAGACCAGAGGTTCTTGTGGAGGACATGGACTCAATGGAGCCTGTTACCAATATTGGATCTGTACAAGAGAATCCAATCAAAATGGTCTGCACTATTTGCAAGGTTAAGCGGGGTGCATGCGTCCGATGTAGCCATG GGTCATGCCGGGCTGCCTTCCATCCTATATGTGCACGAGATTCCAAGCACCAAATGGAGATATGGGGAAAATTTGGACATCCTAAT GTTGAGCTGAAAGCGTTTTGCTCAAAGCATTCTTCAGTTGGGTATGTCAACTCTCTAGAGAAAAGCAATAATGCATCTGAGCAGGGTGCTAGAGAAGTGAGGACAAAAGATGCAAATCTCAGCATTGGAAAGATTCCAAAGCTTAGATTCACACGGAAGAACAAGGACAGATCCATGAACTATGAAACCGGTAGCTTTAACCCTGACAGCCTTATCAAAGTGGAGACGATGGAGCATGGTGCTTTGCCCCGTACTGTTAGAAGTTCAGATACTCAAGCAACCCGAAATATGGAAATGGATACTGATAATCCCTCAGTTAGTAATCTTATGAGAAACTCTGGTGATATTGCTATGGTTCTCAAAAAG CTAATTGACAGAGGGGATGTTAGTGTGAGTGATATAGCATCTGAAGTGGGTATTTCTTCAGCGTCCTTCGAAGCTGCTCTCGTG GGTGAAACTACAACATTTTCCCATGGTTTGAAGTTGAAAATCATCAAGTGGCTTCAAAAGTCTGCACATATACCAGCTGTTGAAGCGATCCCTCTTAAAGAGAGCTCAGAGGTGGTACAAGAGGACAAACTAGATGGGTCTGAGGGTACAAATAGTGTCAATGTGAATAGTTCATTGATCCCAGTGGACAAAGAAGCAGAAGTTGAGATGTCGGTTTCTACTGTACCAAAACTCTCACCACCAAGGTCTAATGCCAAAGTTCTGAAAGAAGAGAAGGCAATATGTGCAACTGGAGCTACTTTGGAAAATGGAAAAAAAGATATGGCTAAAGGAAGTGCTGATGATTTTTCAAAAGATTTTATTAGAAATCTGTCCCCAGTTGGAAACAAAGATACTTCAAAGGCAGTGCATGCAAAGTTG ATACCAAACAGCATCCCTGGCAATAAAGTATTCGGTGCTTCCATGGAGGTACAAAATCAACTCGAAG CTACATCACTTGGAAGGAAAAATAATGACTTGACAGAGCCTGAACTTGGCTCGGAATTGGAGGGGTGCGTATCTTCATTGGataaaacctcttctttgggtgataatgtTAAACATGGGTCGAATTCAGATGAAAATGGCGTATGCAATCATCGTgattgtaatatggatcatgttaaTGGACAACCCTTTTTCAG ctttgatgattcTCATTCTTACATCCATCCATTTATCAAGGAAAAAATTGCTTATCTTTGGGACCATACTTTTAAGCAGAATAAGCAGGCACAGTATCACTCTG AAGGACAATTATGTTCTTCCAGTGAGAAAAGGCACGTGGATTCCTCAATAGAACTAATGGAAACAACAGAAATTGATGTGGCAGATCAAATTTCTAAGGCAAAATCTTTGGGAATTCTTGATCATTCACCTGATGATGAAGTAGAAGGAGAAATGGTGTTCTTACAAGCTAGGCTGCTTGACAATGCTATGGTTCTGAAGCATACATATG AAGATTTAATAGTGAAGGTTGTTCAGAATCTTTCTCGCGAGTTGAATGTTTTCAGTAAAAGAAAATGGGACTTCATCCTTGTCAATCATTTTCTTCGTGATGTTAGAGAAGCTAAGAAACGTGGCAGAAAGGAGAAGAGACATAAAGAAGCTCAGGCGGTACTAGCTGAAGCTGCAGCTGCTGTTGCAGCCTCCTCACGTAACTCCACT ATTCCTCCAAAATTTGGTGCTGGATCTTCAAGAGTTGCCCAGCGGACTCCTTCACTACCACGGTCCAAGGATTCATCAAAGCCATCCAACAGCAAAGTTTCACCAGTTACTAACTTTGGCACTTTCCATATGCCAATTTTATCAAAAGAAAATGCACTCTACTGTGATGTCTGCTTGCGGAGTGAATCTGTGTTGAACAGAATATTTGTCTGCTCCAGATGCAAG GCTGCTGTCCACATagattgctatagaaatctagggaTATCTATTGGCCCGTGGAAATGTGAACTCTGCGAAGATATTTCATCAGAAGCTGTTAGCTCTAGTGGTGAAGCTGACTGCAATGACAAATACTTATCCATGGTACGATGTGCTCTGTGCCATGGAACATCTGGTGCTTTTAGAAAGACTATAGATGACCAGTGGATTCATGCCTTCTGTGCTGAG TGGTTGTTGGAGACCAAGTACATGAGAGGGCAAGATAATCCAGTGAGCGGAATG GAAACCCTTCTAAGGGAAAAAGATACTTGTTGTGTCTGCATCAGCAAAGTTGGTGTGTGCCTCAAG TGCAATAGTGAGGGCTGCCAGACCACTTTTCATCCTTCTTGTGCTAGAGATGCTGGTTTCTACATGAACATTAAAGGATTTGGGACTACGTTGCAGCACAAAGCATACTGTGTGAAACACAGCACAGAGCAGAAAGAG ACTGATGCCTGGCAGTATGGACCTGAGGAACTCAATAGCTTGAAAAGGATGAGG GTTGAGTTGGAAAAGTTACGCCTCTTGTGTGAGAGGGTAATTAAGAGAGAGAAGGTGAAG AGAGAGACAGTTCTGTGTGACCATGACATACTCGCCAAAACGAAGGATACTGTTGTTTTCTCCTACCTTGCACCTGGAGCTAGTTCGGAATCTGCCACTACTTCAGTTAATAATAAATCATACAGTGGAACCGTGCAAAGATCTGACGATGTCACGGTGGATAGCAGTATTTCTGGGAAGAAAACCGTCAGGTTTTCTCTTAATAACGGAGATGCTGAGAGAAACACAGCTGATAGCTCAAGGACACTGATATCTTTCAAACGGAAGTTGAGTGAGAGGGGACCACTTGCTGGCAAGCAACTTCCACAAAGATCAGTGAGTGCCCTACAGAAATTGGAAGATGGAGAACAGAAAATAAAAGATAAG CAGATAGAAACCTTTCAAAAGGAGCTTATTATGACATCTGATCAAGCATCAACGCAGAACCAACGCCTTCCAAAAGGATATGTATATGTTCCCCGTGATTCTCTTTCTAAAGAGAAACCATGGAAACGGAATACACAAACCCATGAACCACATGAGCCTGGTGGATAG
- the LOC124693227 gene encoding uncharacterized protein LOC124693227 isoform X1 (The sequence of the model RefSeq protein was modified relative to this genomic sequence to represent the inferred CDS: added 78 bases not found in genome assembly) yields MSAGATMAGAEASGSPEGPAAALGLGFDPYEQARKALSLRTPFEEEAAPRVPTLPARLVSWAGPSDRRKKHKKLEPPDAAAEEHPPKLPAAPSGKKGAWDHFEAYFRPVTLNDVQMLMMPARFPFCRGELDPCVLVPLPGSGEEEEEELLVEETYDVAVAETSSYLGVGGEEVVCHKERSAQSADFLSNVSTEQGIHDVVVQQLDCPRDRSEQSIEQRMHEVVAQREEWPQEVEQGSSSGGTVSPVCEDEEEEEAGTSLNWLLGARQRVVLTTERPNKKRKLLGVDAGLDKLVLLPRLGARAGSTCDVCCLGQSAMASNRMLRCSNCKASVHQKCYGVHAVPKGKWLCAWCKYVESAGVSSKKEAASTLSMPCVLCPKGKGALKPAKTDPNRTADGGNLQFAHLFCSLWRPEVLVEDMDSMEPVTNIGSVQENPIKMVCTICKVKRGACVRCSHGSCRAAFHPICARDSKHQMEIWGKFGHPNVELKAFCSKHSSVGYVNSLEKSNNASEQGAREVRTKDANLSIGKIPKLRFTRKNKDRSMNYETGSFNPDSLIKVETMEHGALPRTVRSSDTQATRNMEMDTDNPSVSNLMRNSGDIAMVLKKLIDRGDVSVSDIASEVGISSASFEAALVGETTTFSHGLKLKIIKWLQKSAHIPAVEAIPLKESSEVVQEDKLDGSEGTNSVNVNSSLIPVDKEAEVEMSVSTVPKLSPPRSNAKVLKEEKAICATGATLENGKKDMAKGSADDFSKDFIRNLSPVGNKDTSKAVHAKLIPNSIPGNKVFGASMEVQNQLEATSLGRKNNDLTEPELGSELEGCVSSLDKTSSLGDNVKHGSNSDENGVCNHRDCNMDHVNGQPFFSFDDSHSYIHPFIKEKIAYLWDHTFKQNKQAQYHSEGQLCSSSEKRHVDSSIELMETTEIDVADQISKAKSLGILDHSPDDEVEGEMVFLQARLLDNAMVLKHTYEDLIVKVVQNLSRELNVFSKRKWDFILVNHFLRDVREAKKRGRKEKRHKEAQAVLAEAAAAVAASSRNSTVRKDANDDIPPKFGAGSSRVAQRTPSLPRSKDSSKPSNSKVSPVTNFGTFHMPILSKENALYCDVCLRSESVLNRIFVCSRCKAAVHIDCYRNLGISIGPWKCELCEDISSEAVSSSGEADCNDKYLSMVRCALCHGTSGAFRKTIDDQWIHAFCAEWLLETKYMRGQDNPVSGMETLLREKDTCCVCISKVGVCLKCNSEGCQTTFHPSCARDAGFYMNIKGFGTTLQHKAYCVKHSTEQKETDAWQYGPEELNSLKRMRVELEKLRLLCERVIKREKVKRETVLCDHDILAKTKDTVVFSYLAPGASSESATTSVNNKSYSGTVQRSDDVTVDSSISGKKTVRFSLNNGDAERNTADSSRTLISFKRKLSERGPLAGKQLPQRSVSALQKLEDGEQKIKDKQIETFQKELIMTSDQASTQNQRLPKGYVYVPRDSLSKEKPWKRNTQTHEPHEPGG; encoded by the exons TTCGACCCGTACGAGCAGGCCCGGAAGGCGCTGTCCCTGCGCACGCCgttcgaggaggaggcggcgccccGGGTGCCCACGCTGCCCGCGCGGCTCGTCAGCTGGGCGGGGCCCAGCGACCGCCGGAAGAAGCACAAGAAGCTGGAGCCCCCCGACGCGGCCGCCGAGGAGCACCCGCCCAAGCTGCCCGCCGCGCCCTCCGGGAAGAAGGGCGCCTGGGACCACTTCGAGGCCTACTTCCGCCCCGTCACCCTCAACGATGTCCAAATGCTCATGATGCCCGCCAGGTTCCCCTTCTGCCGCGGGGAGCTCGACCCGTGTGTCCTCGTGCCGTTGCCCGgcagcggcgaggaggaggaggaggagctgctgGTGGAGGAGACGTACGATGTGGCCGTCGCCGAGACGAGCTCCTACTTGGGCGTGGGCGGCGAGGAGGTCGTCTGCCACAAGGAGCGCAGCGCGCAGAGTGCGGATTTCCTCAGCAACGTCAGCACCGAGCAGGGCATACATGACGTCGTCGTGCAGCAGCTGGATTGTCCCAGGGACCGCAGCGAGCAGAGCATTGAGCAGCGTATGCACGAGGTGGTTGCGCAGCGGGAGGAGTGGCCACAGGAGGTGGAGCAAGGTAGTAGCAGCGGTGGCACCGTGTCACCAGtatgcgaggacgaggaggaggaggaggcagggACATCACTGAATTGGCTGCTAGGAGCGAGGCAGCGAGTCGTGCTCACTACCGAGCGCCCAAACAAGAAGAGGAAGCTCCTAGGTGTCGATGCTGGGCTAGACAAGCTTGTGCTGCTTCCACGCTTGGGAGCTCGGGCGGGGTCGACGTGCGATGTTTGCTGTTTGGGACAGAGTGCCATGGCGTCCAACAGGATGCTTCGCTGTAGCAACTGCAAGGCCTCCGTGCACCAGAAGTGTTATGGTGTGCATGCCGTGCCGAAGGGCAAGTGGCTCTGCGCTTGGTGCAAGTATGTGGAGTCCGCAGGGGTGTCATCCAAGAAAGAGGCAGCCAGCACCCTGTCAATGCCTTGTGTGCTATGCCCAAAGGGGAAAGGGGCTCTAAAACCTGCAAAAACCGACCCTAATCGAACTGCAGATGGAGGCAACCTGCAATTTGCGCACTTGTTTTGTAGCCTTTGGAGACCAGAGGTTCTTGTGGAGGACATGGACTCAATGGAGCCTGTTACCAATATTGGATCTGTACAAGAGAATCCAATCAAAATGGTCTGCACTATTTGCAAGGTTAAGCGGGGTGCATGCGTCCGATGTAGCCATG GGTCATGCCGGGCTGCCTTCCATCCTATATGTGCACGAGATTCCAAGCACCAAATGGAGATATGGGGAAAATTTGGACATCCTAAT GTTGAGCTGAAAGCGTTTTGCTCAAAGCATTCTTCAGTTGGGTATGTCAACTCTCTAGAGAAAAGCAATAATGCATCTGAGCAGGGTGCTAGAGAAGTGAGGACAAAAGATGCAAATCTCAGCATTGGAAAGATTCCAAAGCTTAGATTCACACGGAAGAACAAGGACAGATCCATGAACTATGAAACCGGTAGCTTTAACCCTGACAGCCTTATCAAAGTGGAGACGATGGAGCATGGTGCTTTGCCCCGTACTGTTAGAAGTTCAGATACTCAAGCAACCCGAAATATGGAAATGGATACTGATAATCCCTCAGTTAGTAATCTTATGAGAAACTCTGGTGATATTGCTATGGTTCTCAAAAAG CTAATTGACAGAGGGGATGTTAGTGTGAGTGATATAGCATCTGAAGTGGGTATTTCTTCAGCGTCCTTCGAAGCTGCTCTCGTG GGTGAAACTACAACATTTTCCCATGGTTTGAAGTTGAAAATCATCAAGTGGCTTCAAAAGTCTGCACATATACCAGCTGTTGAAGCGATCCCTCTTAAAGAGAGCTCAGAGGTGGTACAAGAGGACAAACTAGATGGGTCTGAGGGTACAAATAGTGTCAATGTGAATAGTTCATTGATCCCAGTGGACAAAGAAGCAGAAGTTGAGATGTCGGTTTCTACTGTACCAAAACTCTCACCACCAAGGTCTAATGCCAAAGTTCTGAAAGAAGAGAAGGCAATATGTGCAACTGGAGCTACTTTGGAAAATGGAAAAAAAGATATGGCTAAAGGAAGTGCTGATGATTTTTCAAAAGATTTTATTAGAAATCTGTCCCCAGTTGGAAACAAAGATACTTCAAAGGCAGTGCATGCAAAGTTG ATACCAAACAGCATCCCTGGCAATAAAGTATTCGGTGCTTCCATGGAGGTACAAAATCAACTCGAAG CTACATCACTTGGAAGGAAAAATAATGACTTGACAGAGCCTGAACTTGGCTCGGAATTGGAGGGGTGCGTATCTTCATTGGataaaacctcttctttgggtgataatgtTAAACATGGGTCGAATTCAGATGAAAATGGCGTATGCAATCATCGTgattgtaatatggatcatgttaaTGGACAACCCTTTTTCAG ctttgatgattcTCATTCTTACATCCATCCATTTATCAAGGAAAAAATTGCTTATCTTTGGGACCATACTTTTAAGCAGAATAAGCAGGCACAGTATCACTCTG AAGGACAATTATGTTCTTCCAGTGAGAAAAGGCACGTGGATTCCTCAATAGAACTAATGGAAACAACAGAAATTGATGTGGCAGATCAAATTTCTAAGGCAAAATCTTTGGGAATTCTTGATCATTCACCTGATGATGAAGTAGAAGGAGAAATGGTGTTCTTACAAGCTAGGCTGCTTGACAATGCTATGGTTCTGAAGCATACATATG AAGATTTAATAGTGAAGGTTGTTCAGAATCTTTCTCGCGAGTTGAATGTTTTCAGTAAAAGAAAATGGGACTTCATCCTTGTCAATCATTTTCTTCGTGATGTTAGAGAAGCTAAGAAACGTGGCAGAAAGGAGAAGAGACATAAAGAAGCTCAGGCGGTACTAGCTGAAGCTGCAGCTGCTGTTGCAGCCTCCTCACGTAACTCCACTGTGAGAAAAGATGCAAATGAtgat ATTCCTCCAAAATTTGGTGCTGGATCTTCAAGAGTTGCCCAGCGGACTCCTTCACTACCACGGTCCAAGGATTCATCAAAGCCATCCAACAGCAAAGTTTCACCAGTTACTAACTTTGGCACTTTCCATATGCCAATTTTATCAAAAGAAAATGCACTCTACTGTGATGTCTGCTTGCGGAGTGAATCTGTGTTGAACAGAATATTTGTCTGCTCCAGATGCAAG GCTGCTGTCCACATagattgctatagaaatctagggaTATCTATTGGCCCGTGGAAATGTGAACTCTGCGAAGATATTTCATCAGAAGCTGTTAGCTCTAGTGGTGAAGCTGACTGCAATGACAAATACTTATCCATGGTACGATGTGCTCTGTGCCATGGAACATCTGGTGCTTTTAGAAAGACTATAGATGACCAGTGGATTCATGCCTTCTGTGCTGAG TGGTTGTTGGAGACCAAGTACATGAGAGGGCAAGATAATCCAGTGAGCGGAATG GAAACCCTTCTAAGGGAAAAAGATACTTGTTGTGTCTGCATCAGCAAAGTTGGTGTGTGCCTCAAG TGCAATAGTGAGGGCTGCCAGACCACTTTTCATCCTTCTTGTGCTAGAGATGCTGGTTTCTACATGAACATTAAAGGATTTGGGACTACGTTGCAGCACAAAGCATACTGTGTGAAACACAGCACAGAGCAGAAAGAG ACTGATGCCTGGCAGTATGGACCTGAGGAACTCAATAGCTTGAAAAGGATGAGG GTTGAGTTGGAAAAGTTACGCCTCTTGTGTGAGAGGGTAATTAAGAGAGAGAAGGTGAAG AGAGAGACAGTTCTGTGTGACCATGACATACTCGCCAAAACGAAGGATACTGTTGTTTTCTCCTACCTTGCACCTGGAGCTAGTTCGGAATCTGCCACTACTTCAGTTAATAATAAATCATACAGTGGAACCGTGCAAAGATCTGACGATGTCACGGTGGATAGCAGTATTTCTGGGAAGAAAACCGTCAGGTTTTCTCTTAATAACGGAGATGCTGAGAGAAACACAGCTGATAGCTCAAGGACACTGATATCTTTCAAACGGAAGTTGAGTGAGAGGGGACCACTTGCTGGCAAGCAACTTCCACAAAGATCAGTGAGTGCCCTACAGAAATTGGAAGATGGAGAACAGAAAATAAAAGATAAG CAGATAGAAACCTTTCAAAAGGAGCTTATTATGACATCTGATCAAGCATCAACGCAGAACCAACGCCTTCCAAAAGGATATGTATATGTTCCCCGTGATTCTCTTTCTAAAGAGAAACCATGGAAACGGAATACACAAACCCATGAACCACATGAGCCTGGTGGATAG